From a single Brassica napus cultivar Da-Ae chromosome C9, Da-Ae, whole genome shotgun sequence genomic region:
- the BNAC09G09480D gene encoding uncharacterized protein BNAC09G09480D has product MDPMESELHNGFATSDDNSAYDDHGWKEVVEYNGFQTSDANHHEYNEWKEVVYTKRNQKQNPEDKEANGDVSDNIVPDGSKKAEDQRQAAKLVVADVEEEQNGSRAARDENVKAGEIKKPKPRRKKKKNTKVSLSEAAAKIDPSHLSEFLVKQALEPGTSQLVEFLEYFETAFSQVSAVQFPWMEMFNNNCPLSTVIDVPLSYIPEPVYNASADWIDQLPDIKVSNFVKWASKNIRTDLAEEEEVIIDCEKDEFHEKVALYVALAMVLRRKPHSLTGLLPAMWTDISAKYRKLDEVPFTVWMMAQASQGDLYVGLHSWAHILLPLVADKKCNSQSRDYILQLVENSLSNPEASTILVNGTLSEGKRLIPPHVFEGLLRLTFPASSARVKDTERFESIYPLLKEVTLAGAPGSETMKQIFTSTLKLAGEGNAILANEATSIAIWLVAEDPDCFNLWDSIYNEENLEASVALLKKLVDEWKDHSLKLSSSPGDILTLKRTIKSLRKKNEKAITEGRANASLYIEADKSCKVISGRLSRGCGCLICTAITAVLLAAAAITTGSFL; this is encoded by the exons ATGGATCCGATGGAATCTGAATTGCACAATGGCTTTGCGACCTCTGACGATAACTCCGCCTACGACGACCATGGATGGAAGGAAGTGGTGGAGTACAATGGCTTTCAGACATCTGACGCTAACCATCACGAGTACAATGAATGGAAGGAAGTCGTGTACACTAAGCGCAACCAGAAGCAAAACCCGGAGGATAAGGAGGCGAACGGTGACGTTTCCGACAATATTGTTCCTGACGGAAGCAAGAAAGCTGAGGATCAAAGACAAGCGGCCAAGTTGGTTGTTGCTGATGTGGAGGAAGAACAGAATGGTTCCCGTGCCGCTAGGGATGAGAACGTGAAGGCTGGGGAAATTAAAAAGCCGAAACctaggaggaagaagaagaagaatacaaAAGTGTCGCTGTCCGAAGCTGCGGCAAAGATCGATCCTTCACATCTTTCGGAGTTCCTTGTAAAACAAGCATTG GAACCTGGTACGAGTCAGCTAGTGGAATTTCTCGAGTACTTCGAGACAGCATTTTCCCAAGTATCAGCTGTTCAGTTTCCATGGATGGAGATGTTCAATAACAATTGTCCTTTGTCCACAGTGATCGAT GTTCCATTATCTTATATTCCTGAACCTGTCTACAACGCATCAGCCGATTGGATAGACCAGCTTCCAGACATTAAAGTCTCTAACTTTGTGAAGTGGGCCTCTAAGAACATTCGCACTGATttggcagaagaagaagaagtcatcATAGACTGTGAGAAGGATGAGTTCCatgaaaag GTGGCGTTATACGTTGCATTAGCAATGGTGTTACGTAGGAAACCTCATTCTTTGACTGGTTTATTGCCTGCTATGTGGACGGATATTTCGGCTAAGTATCGAAAACTAGACGAAGTTCCATTTACAGTTTGGATGATGGCTCAG GCCTCCCAAGGTGATTTATATGTAGGCTTGCATTCATGGGCGCATATCTTGTTACCACTAGTGGCTGATAAGAAGTGCAACTCTCAGTCCAGGGATTACATTCTGCAACTGGTTGAGAA CAGTTTGTCGAATCCAGAGGCTAGTACCATACTTGTGAATGGGACTCTTAGTGAGGGAAAGCGACTGATTCCACCTCATGTATTTGAGGGCTTGCTTCGACTTACATTCCCTGCTTCATCCGCAAGAGTAAAGGATACAGAGAGGTTTGAGTCAATCTATCCCTTGTTGAAAGAAGTGACTCTTGCCGGTGCGCCAGGAAGCGAGACAATGAAACAGATATTCACTTCTACTCTGAAGTTAGCCGGAGAAGGAAATGCTATTTTAGCCAATGAAGCTACATCAATCGCTATCTGGTTGGTGGCCGAAGACCCTGATTGCTTCAACCTCTGGGACAGTATCTATAATGAGGAGAATCTTGAAGCTAGTGTTGCTCTTCTTAAGAAGCTTGTAGACGAATGGAAGGATCATTCCCTCAAATTATCATCATCACCAGGTGATATCCTCACTCTCAAACGAACTATCAAGAGCTTGAggaaaaagaatgaaaaagcCATCACTGAAGGAAGAGCCAATGCTTCTCTTTACATAGAAGCTGACAAGTCATGCAAAGTGATCTCGGGTAGACTCTCCCGTGGATGTGGCTGCCTCATATGTACAGCCATTACTGCTGTGCTTCTAGCTGCTGCTGCGATAACAACTGGTTCGTTTTTATGA
- the LOC106401846 gene encoding probable serine/threonine-protein kinase drkA, translating into MTNTDESESCGSRAVVASPSKENPRQYRMKLDVYGEILQRLQESNYEEAALPDFEDQLWQHFNRLPARYALDVKVERAEDVLTHQRLLKLAEDPATRPVFDVHSVQVAPRNSADSDPALEEDAQSSSHTSGQGVLAPPTFGSSPNFEAITLGNKIVEDVDSAVNATLTTRPMHEITFSTIDKPKLLSQLTSLLSELGLNIQEAHAFSTVDGFSLDVFVVDGWSQEETDGLKDALSKEILKLKDQPGSKQKSITFFEHDKSSNELIPACIEIPTDGTDEWEIDVKQLKIEKKVASGSYGDLHKGTYCSQEVAIKFLKPERVNTEMLREFSQEVYIMRKVRHKNVVQFLGACTRSPTLCIVTEFMARGSIYDFLHKQKCAFKLQTLLKVALDVAKGMCYLHQNNIIHRDLKTANLLMDEHGLVKVADFGVARVQIESGVMTAETGTYRWMAPEVIEHKPYSHKADVFSYAIVLWELLTGDIPYAFLTPLQAAVGVVQKGLRPKIPKKTHPRVKGLLERCWQQEPKERPDFEEIIEMLQQIMTEVNVVP; encoded by the exons ATGACGAATACAGATGAATCGGAGAGCTGCGGCAGCAGAGCCGTCGTGGCTTCGCCGTCCAAGGAGAACCCTAGACAATACCGGATGAAACTCGATGTCTACGGCGAAATCTTACAGCGGCTCCAGGAATCTAACTATGAGGAAGCCGCTCTACCTGATTTCGAGGATCAGCTTTGGCAACATTTCAATCGTCTTCCTGCTCG ATATGCACTCGATGTTAAAGTTGAGAGAGCAGAAGATGTTCTCACACATCAGAGACTACTGAAACTGGCGGAAGATCCTGCAACGAGGCCTGTGTTTGATGTTCATAGTGTACAG GTTGCTCCCAGAAACTCTGCTGACTCTGACCCTGCGTTGGAGGAAGATGCTCAAAGCTCTAGCCACACAAGTGGACAGGG GGTTCTTGCACCTCCAACTTTTGGCTCTTCTCCAAATTTTGAGGCGATTACTCTTGGAAATAAAATTGTTGAAGATGTTGATAGTGCTGTTAATGCAACTCTGACTACTCG ACCGATGCATGAGATCACCTTCTCAACCATCGACAAGCCTAAACTCCTTAGTCAG CTTACTTCCCTGCTTAGTGAGCTTGGATTGAATATTCAAGAGGCTCATGCTTTCTCCACTGTCGATGGTTTTTCTTTGGATGTCTTTGTTGTCGATGGTTGGTCTCAGGAG GAAACAGACGGTTTAAAAGATGCATTAAGCAAGGAGATTCTGAAGCTTAAG GATCAACCTGGTTCTAAACAGAAATCTATTACTTTCTTTGAGCATGACAAATCTAGCAACGAGCTGATACCCGCCTGCATTGAAATACCCACGGATGGAACTGACGAGTGGGAGATTGACGTGAAACAGCTCAAAATTGAAAAGAAAGTGGCATCTGGTTCATATGGGGATCT GCATAAAGGCACTTACTGCAGTCAGGAAGTGGCTATCAAATTCCTCAAGCCTGAGCGTGTGAACACGGAGATGCTTAGAGAATTTTCTCAAGAAGTTTATATTATGAG GAAAGTCCGCCATAAAAACGTTGTCCAGTTTTTGGGTGCATGCACACGATCTCCCACCCTCTGTATTGTGACTG AGTTTATGGCTCGGGGGAGCATTTATGATTTTCTTCACAAACAGAAATGCGCTTTCAAACTTCAAACGTTGCTTAAAGTTGCACTTGACGTTGCAAAAGGGATGTGCTATCTGCATCAAAACAATATCATCCACAGGGATCTTAAGACTGCAAATCTTCTTATGGATGAACATGGA CTTGTCAAGGTTGCTGATTTTGGAGTTGCCAGAGTACAGATTGAGTCAGGGGTCATGACAGCCGAAACAGGAACTTATCGATGGATGGCTCCAGAG GTCATTGAACACAAGCCTTACAGTCACAAAGCTGACGTGTTCAGTTATGCGATAGTGCTATGGGAACTTTTGACTGGTGAT ATACCATATGCTTTCTTGACTCCACTACAGGCGGCTGTTGGCGTTGTTCAGAAG GGGCTTAGACCAAAAATTCCAAAGAAAACACACCCAAGAGTGAAGGGACTTCTAGAGAGATGCTGGCAGCAAGAGCCGAAGGAAAGGCCAGACTTTGAGGAAATCATAGAAATGCTTCAACAGATAATGACTGAAGTAAACGTCGTACCATGA
- the BNAC09G09470D gene encoding uncharacterized protein BNAC09G09470D — MAMKIIKNHVRSISLPSRSHPSTAAIEESLDKFLITMKTKTVTSSESVNSGLVGLEDLYECTEECLKMGSTRNVLSFNAERKKMKGEFMEEMLDGSLKLMDICNASRDLMVETHEHVLGLQICARRRRDVDFSDYVVFRKNMKKEARKLLGSLKNINVGLVMRDNDLDQDRDVHFFAVNHAMRCVVSMTVSALKSFLEFLSGRENGNDIRSKFALVLMKKKFHGYDKIVKNELEDVDSAISGDSCSQEELHRKLEDLEVWTGRFEKSLEGLFRRLIRTRTSLLNIISQ; from the coding sequence atggcAATGAAGATCATCAAGAATCATGTAAGATCGATAAGTTTACCTTCAAGATCTCATCCCAGCACTGCAGCGATTGAGGAATCACTAGACAAATTTCTTATCACTATGAAGACGAAGACAGTAACGTCATCTGAATCGGTTAACTCCGGTTTAGTGGGGTTAGAGGATCTGTACGAGTGTACGGAGGAGTGTCTGAAGATGGGTTCCACACGAAATGTGTTGTCGTTTAAtgctgagaggaagaagatgaaggggGAGTTTATGGAGGAAATGCTTGATGGGTCGTTGAAGCTAATGGATATATGCAACGCCTCAAGAGATCTCATGGTTGAAACTCATGAACACGTTCTTGGTCTTCAAATTTGCGCTCGGAGAAGGCGAGATGTCGATTTCTCGGACTATGTCGTGTTTaggaagaacatgaagaaagaAGCGAGGAAGCTTCTTGGATCCTTGAAGAACATTAATGTAGGGTTAGTAATGAGAGATAATGATCTGGATCAAGACCGTGATGTTCATTTCTTTGCCGTGAATCACGCTATGAGATGTGTTGTCTCGATGACGGTTTCGGCCTTGAAGTCGTTCTTGGAGTTCTTGTCGGGTCGAGAAAACGGAAACGACATAAGGAGCAAGTTCGCTTTGGTcctcatgaagaagaagtttcATGGTTACGATAAGATAGTCAAAAACGAGTTGGAGGATGTAGATTCAGCTATATCTGGAGATTCTTGCTCTCAAGAGGAACTTCATAGGAAGCTTGAGGACCTTGAGGTGTGGACTGGGAGGTTTGAGAAAAGTCTAGAAGGTTTGTTTCGAAGACTGATTAGAACACGGACCTCGCTTCTCAACATCATTTCTCAATAG